Proteins from a single region of Salinibacter grassmerensis:
- a CDS encoding TIGR00266 family protein, which produces MSTIRTDGIDYDILGDDMQLVEVELDPREGVRAEAGTMIYMDDGVRMQTDTGGGLFKGFKRMVSGESFFITTFVHEGQGKSHVAFAAPYPGKIIPVQLDDFGGEFLCQKDAFLCANANVEIEVAFTKRLGAGLFGGEGFILQRLTGQGWTFIHAGGTVVERTLEAGETLRIDTGCLAAFSSSVDYDIEFVGGFKNALFGGEGLFLTTLTGPGTVYLQSLPFSRLADRIVAGELANRGESEGPGGTGILGDFISGD; this is translated from the coding sequence CCGATGGCATCGACTACGACATTCTGGGCGACGACATGCAGCTCGTGGAGGTCGAGCTCGACCCCCGAGAAGGCGTGCGTGCAGAGGCCGGCACCATGATCTACATGGACGACGGCGTCCGCATGCAGACCGACACCGGGGGCGGCCTCTTCAAAGGCTTCAAGCGGATGGTGTCCGGTGAGAGCTTCTTCATCACCACGTTCGTCCACGAGGGGCAGGGCAAGAGCCACGTGGCCTTTGCGGCCCCGTACCCCGGCAAGATTATCCCCGTCCAGCTCGACGACTTCGGGGGCGAGTTTTTGTGCCAGAAGGACGCGTTCCTCTGTGCCAACGCCAACGTCGAGATCGAGGTGGCCTTCACCAAGCGCTTGGGGGCAGGCCTCTTTGGGGGCGAGGGATTCATCCTGCAGCGCCTCACGGGGCAGGGCTGGACCTTCATCCACGCCGGCGGGACCGTCGTCGAGCGCACGCTCGAGGCCGGGGAGACGTTGCGGATCGATACCGGCTGTCTCGCGGCGTTTTCCAGCAGTGTCGACTACGACATCGAGTTCGTGGGCGGCTTCAAGAACGCACTCTTTGGCGGTGAAGGCCTCTTCCTGACCACGCTCACCGGGCCCGGCACCGTGTACCTGCAGAGCCTTCCGTTCTCCCGCCTCGCTGACCGCATTGTGGCCGGCGAGCTTGCGAACCGGGGAGAGAGTGAGGGGCCGGGTGGAACCGGCATCCTCGGCGACTTCATCTCCGGCGACTAA
- a CDS encoding LexA family protein, whose amino-acid sequence MSLSCSADDPDQRSVPPDVVVTAMRPAHPTPSLRQPFFLTRVEAGFPSPASDYVETELDLAEHLIEHEAATYYLRVSGTSMTGAGIHDGDILVVDRAVEPADGDVVVAALDSELTVKRLRVRKERLYLVPESGQHDPIPVRDGQELVVWGVVQHVVHEVS is encoded by the coding sequence ATGTCGCTTTCGTGCAGTGCCGATGACCCGGACCAGCGCTCCGTCCCCCCCGATGTCGTCGTGACGGCCATGCGCCCGGCCCACCCCACGCCGAGCCTGCGACAGCCCTTTTTTCTGACCCGGGTCGAGGCCGGCTTCCCGTCGCCCGCCTCCGACTACGTCGAAACCGAACTCGACCTGGCCGAGCACCTGATCGAGCACGAGGCGGCGACCTACTACCTCCGGGTGTCGGGGACGTCCATGACCGGGGCGGGCATCCACGACGGGGACATTCTGGTGGTCGACCGGGCCGTGGAGCCGGCGGACGGGGACGTCGTGGTGGCCGCGCTCGATTCCGAGCTGACCGTCAAGCGCCTTCGGGTGCGCAAGGAGCGGCTCTACCTCGTCCCCGAGAGCGGGCAGCACGATCCCATCCCGGTCCGGGACGGGCAGGAGCTGGTGGTGTGGGGCGTCGTGCAGCACGTGGTCCACGAGGTGTCGTGA
- a CDS encoding Y-family DNA polymerase, producing the protein MLPLVPVDPVIALIDCQAFYVSCERVFDPALRDRPTVVLSNNDGCIIARSAAVKAAGVPMGAPVSKWRDELEAMDAAVLSSNYALYADLSRRVTAVLETMCIDLERYSIDECFVTLPALDRDALRTLGERIRRRVRDWVGIPVRVAIGPTKSLAKIADEKAKAEKRAGDGTGVYVCPPEPDLDVLLYRTDVGDVWGIGPSYEATLREHGVATAAEFRALPDPWIRSKMTVVGLRLARELRGHQCLDLDLVGPDRQSLVRSRSFGSPVEAKAELRQALAKHAQRAAEKLREEDLVARGIGAFITTKTHGPPPHYANEAQATLDEHTAAAPPFVRSSRRLLDAIYQAGPAYRKAGVMLYAIRPRRPHQGSLFGRPVQDDEALMQAVDQINGTMGRGTIGVAAAGLLGDRDWTMTRDNTSQHYTTRWDELPVARA; encoded by the coding sequence ATGTTGCCCCTCGTGCCCGTGGATCCCGTCATTGCTCTCATCGACTGCCAGGCCTTCTACGTCAGTTGCGAGCGCGTCTTCGACCCCGCGCTCCGCGACCGCCCCACCGTCGTGCTGTCGAACAACGACGGCTGCATCATCGCCCGCTCCGCGGCGGTAAAGGCGGCGGGCGTGCCGATGGGCGCGCCGGTGTCCAAGTGGCGGGATGAGCTGGAGGCGATGGACGCGGCGGTCCTCTCGAGCAACTACGCGCTCTACGCCGACCTAAGCCGTCGCGTGACCGCGGTGCTCGAGACGATGTGCATCGACCTGGAGCGGTACTCCATCGACGAGTGCTTCGTGACGCTGCCCGCCCTCGACCGTGACGCCCTCCGGACGCTGGGCGAGCGCATCCGTCGTCGGGTACGGGACTGGGTGGGAATCCCGGTGCGCGTGGCGATCGGCCCCACCAAGTCGCTCGCCAAGATCGCGGACGAGAAGGCCAAGGCTGAAAAGCGGGCGGGCGACGGGACGGGGGTCTACGTGTGCCCGCCGGAGCCGGACCTCGACGTGCTGCTCTACCGCACCGACGTGGGGGACGTGTGGGGCATCGGGCCGAGCTACGAGGCGACGCTGCGCGAGCACGGGGTCGCTACGGCGGCGGAATTCCGGGCGCTGCCGGATCCGTGGATCCGGTCGAAGATGACAGTGGTGGGGCTGCGCCTCGCCCGCGAGCTGCGGGGGCACCAGTGTCTCGACCTGGACCTCGTAGGGCCCGACCGCCAGTCCCTCGTCCGGTCGCGCTCGTTCGGCTCGCCCGTGGAGGCGAAGGCGGAGCTTCGACAGGCCCTCGCTAAGCATGCGCAGCGGGCCGCGGAGAAGCTGCGGGAGGAAGACCTCGTGGCGCGGGGGATCGGCGCGTTTATCACCACCAAGACGCACGGGCCACCGCCCCACTACGCAAATGAAGCCCAGGCCACGCTCGACGAGCACACTGCGGCGGCTCCGCCCTTCGTCCGGTCCTCCCGCCGTCTTCTGGACGCCATCTACCAGGCGGGCCCGGCCTACCGGAAGGCCGGCGTGATGCTGTACGCGATCCGGCCCCGGCGCCCCCATCAGGGCAGCCTGTTCGGCCGTCCCGTTCAGGATGACGAGGCCCTCATGCAGGCCGTGGACCAGATCAACGGCACGATGGGGCGGGGCACCATCGGGGTCGCGGCGGCGGGGCTGCTGGGCGACCGCGACTGGACCATGACGCGCGACAACACCTCCCAGCACTACACGACCCGATGGGATGAACTGCCGGTGGCGAGGGCGTGA
- a CDS encoding Rqc2 family fibronectin-binding protein translates to MVNNYYTLRALVHEWHADLEGTTVRDIYSQTKNELTVALAMDDQDWMVRGSVQRPFLYLFRRPGYHKARRNVATLFEGAIGRAVTGVSIAHRDRLVSIELDGGGRILWQLFGARANAFHVAPDDTIVAAFQRHDELAGTKAPEPYAAPMPDTFEAFEDRWKNNRNKTRQAVQSAVSLFGGDLARETLHRAGVTSEAPADCTAAERRALFDASMTLRDALTDPTPVIYGAGQFPDAFSLVPLRHREETPAERFDTVDAAVADFVRRTLAEQHFHRLYDPLEEALESAAEHERRSAERMVEELQSESRAGRYERWGHLLMAQQDQVPDGAEEVELPNLFEDGAPVTIPVDPSKSPVENAEHYYDRARSTRRSREEAEVRLDDTIERAERAEALLHDLREIDTLDGIKDFRDEREDELLPFVERDDADVDDFPFRRFDLGEGFEVWVGKNARQNHDLTFHASQPYDLWLHARGVPGAHTVLHRPNRDAEPGKRRRYVAAAIAAHYSKSKGSDVAPVMITERKYVTSPTGADPGVVRVDREDVLMVEPGLPE, encoded by the coding sequence GTGGTCAACAACTACTACACCCTCCGCGCCCTCGTCCACGAATGGCACGCCGACCTGGAGGGCACGACGGTCCGGGACATCTACTCGCAGACGAAGAACGAGCTGACCGTCGCGCTGGCCATGGATGATCAGGACTGGATGGTGCGCGGCTCGGTGCAACGGCCGTTTCTGTACCTGTTTCGCCGTCCGGGCTACCACAAGGCGCGTCGCAACGTAGCCACCCTCTTTGAGGGCGCCATCGGACGGGCGGTGACAGGGGTGTCCATCGCCCATCGAGACCGGCTCGTGTCCATCGAGCTGGACGGCGGGGGGCGGATTCTGTGGCAGCTCTTTGGGGCGCGGGCCAATGCCTTTCACGTCGCGCCTGACGACACGATCGTCGCCGCCTTCCAGCGCCACGATGAGCTCGCCGGAACGAAGGCGCCCGAGCCGTACGCCGCCCCAATGCCGGATACGTTCGAGGCGTTCGAGGACCGATGGAAAAACAACCGCAACAAGACGCGCCAGGCGGTCCAGTCGGCCGTGTCGCTCTTCGGGGGCGACCTGGCACGGGAGACGCTGCACCGGGCGGGCGTTACGAGTGAGGCGCCCGCGGACTGCACGGCGGCGGAGCGGCGGGCCCTCTTCGACGCGTCGATGACCCTCCGCGACGCCCTGACCGACCCGACCCCCGTAATCTACGGCGCGGGACAGTTCCCGGACGCCTTCTCACTGGTGCCGCTCCGGCACCGCGAGGAGACGCCCGCCGAGCGGTTCGACACAGTGGATGCCGCGGTGGCCGACTTCGTGCGGCGCACACTGGCCGAGCAGCACTTCCACCGTCTCTACGACCCACTGGAGGAGGCCCTCGAGTCGGCGGCCGAGCACGAACGCCGCAGCGCCGAGCGTATGGTGGAGGAGCTTCAGAGCGAGAGCCGGGCCGGGCGCTACGAGCGGTGGGGCCACCTCCTCATGGCCCAGCAGGACCAGGTGCCCGACGGGGCGGAGGAGGTGGAGCTGCCCAACCTGTTCGAGGACGGGGCGCCCGTCACCATCCCGGTCGATCCGTCCAAGTCGCCCGTCGAGAACGCAGAGCACTATTACGACCGCGCCCGGAGCACGCGGCGGTCGCGGGAGGAGGCGGAGGTCCGACTGGATGACACGATCGAGCGGGCCGAACGGGCTGAGGCCCTCCTCCACGACCTCCGAGAGATTGACACGCTCGACGGCATCAAGGACTTTCGGGACGAGCGGGAGGACGAGCTGTTGCCGTTCGTGGAGCGGGACGACGCGGACGTGGACGACTTCCCGTTCCGCCGCTTCGACCTTGGGGAGGGCTTCGAGGTATGGGTCGGCAAAAACGCACGGCAGAACCACGACCTTACGTTCCACGCCAGCCAGCCCTACGACCTGTGGCTGCATGCGCGCGGCGTGCCGGGCGCCCACACCGTGCTCCACCGTCCGAACCGCGACGCCGAGCCCGGCAAGCGCCGCCGATACGTCGCCGCGGCCATCGCCGCCCACTACAGCAAGTCGAAAGGCAGCGACGTGGCCCCCGTCATGATCACCGAGCGCAAGTACGTCACCAGCCCGACCGGCGCGGATCCCGGCGTGGTGCGCGTCGACCGCGAGGACGTGCTCATGGTGGAGCCGGGACTGCCGGAATGA
- a CDS encoding basic secretory protein-like protein, with protein MRSLPPLASTLALLFAGLALLGGPDARAQYFGQNKVQYDQFDFRTLETEHFVFHFYPEEEQAVRDAARMAERWYDRHTEIFLHRFDEKKPIIFYANDADFRQTNVTPRPISPGTGGLTEPLRERVVMPFASSYGETDHVLGHELVHSFQFDLGLNADSVGIQLGALPTWLIEGMAEYLSVGRQDSHTAMWMRDAVRRDDMPSFEGLANPREYFPYRYGQAYLAYIGGKYGDQAVTDLFKRGGQVGLDSAYVELFGVSADSLTNEWAQTTRETYGPRMEGRTPPDSAGQTVLAPETNGGRINIAPSLSPDGRYVAFISERELFSFNLYVADARTGEVIAELDRAGTTSHFNALRFISSSGTWSPDGRRLAFVSSEDGDNQITIWNVVEEEIERSFSVDGVTSMKNPAWSPDGSRLAFAGTDGGISDLYVLELGTESVRQLTNDRYADLQPTWAPDGETIAFTTDRAETDFETLSPSSNMDLGLVDVSSGEVTVREPFGDALHHNPQFSPDGQSLYFVSDQDGFKDAYRVDLSNGDRFRVTRLKTGVSGITALSPALSIAPQSGDMMLSVFADGNYTGVRRPASEAQGIPIGGTTAGIPSSDDRTRPPTETDTAAQEPGASAADTSRAAGILPSPASRNEGLIAANLRDATTGLPPDSTDYTTDDYDPTLSLESISRASGIGVSVGGPFGGGLAGGIGLRFGDMLGHRTLGVAVQAQGTFRDLGGGVSYMNQRGQLNWGGSLSHTPLIFSANTVPFRDDAGRLVGLGSVVQRAYITSVSGNASYPLSPTRRFEFSLGGTRYGFGTNVRTAGLAPDGTEETLQDQLGGRSPKYLATASAAYVRDFTTNGLTGPLQGGRWRVGLTPTVGSQNFVTARADVRRYLYAEPFTFAFQALHVGNYGASFSDEFGIGNEYIGYPYGQGFVRGYSVQSIASGIRENGGCTRLGDAPTTSQCAEIDRLFGTRALTTRAEIRIPLLGPERLSLIPFRYLPTTLAPFVDAGVTWTNDEGPDLFTFDTDSADTTIPVVSAGVSARFNILGSLLLETYYARPFQRRDTTWELGFRISPGF; from the coding sequence ATGCGATCTCTCCCCCCGCTCGCCTCCACTCTCGCGCTACTTTTCGCAGGCCTCGCGCTCCTCGGCGGTCCGGACGCCCGGGCGCAGTACTTCGGGCAGAATAAAGTGCAGTACGACCAGTTCGACTTTCGGACGCTGGAGACGGAGCACTTTGTCTTCCACTTCTACCCGGAGGAGGAGCAAGCCGTACGCGACGCCGCCCGGATGGCCGAGCGTTGGTACGACCGCCACACCGAGATCTTTCTGCACCGCTTCGACGAGAAGAAGCCGATCATCTTCTACGCCAACGACGCGGACTTCCGGCAGACCAACGTGACGCCGCGGCCAATTAGCCCGGGCACCGGCGGCCTCACCGAGCCGCTGCGGGAGCGCGTGGTCATGCCGTTCGCGTCGTCGTACGGGGAGACGGACCACGTGCTGGGCCACGAACTGGTGCATTCTTTTCAGTTCGACCTCGGCCTGAACGCGGACAGCGTGGGCATTCAGCTCGGCGCCCTGCCGACCTGGCTCATTGAAGGGATGGCGGAGTACCTGTCGGTCGGGCGGCAGGACTCGCACACGGCCATGTGGATGCGGGACGCGGTGCGCCGGGACGACATGCCCTCGTTCGAGGGCCTCGCCAACCCGCGGGAGTACTTTCCCTACCGCTACGGCCAGGCGTACCTCGCCTACATTGGCGGCAAGTACGGCGACCAGGCCGTTACGGACCTCTTCAAGCGGGGCGGACAGGTGGGGCTCGACTCGGCCTACGTGGAGCTCTTCGGCGTGTCGGCGGACTCCCTCACAAACGAGTGGGCCCAGACCACCCGCGAGACGTACGGGCCGCGCATGGAAGGCCGCACGCCACCCGACTCCGCCGGGCAAACGGTGCTCGCCCCGGAGACAAACGGCGGACGCATTAACATCGCCCCGTCGCTGAGCCCGGACGGGCGCTACGTCGCGTTCATCTCGGAACGGGAACTGTTTTCCTTCAACCTGTACGTGGCGGACGCCCGGACCGGAGAGGTCATCGCGGAGCTGGACCGGGCCGGCACCACCAGCCACTTCAACGCCCTGCGCTTCATCAGCTCCTCCGGCACGTGGTCGCCCGATGGGCGGCGCCTCGCCTTCGTCAGCTCCGAGGACGGCGACAACCAGATTACGATCTGGAACGTGGTGGAGGAGGAGATCGAGCGTAGCTTCTCGGTGGACGGCGTCACGTCGATGAAGAACCCGGCGTGGTCGCCGGACGGCTCGAGGCTCGCCTTCGCGGGCACCGACGGGGGCATCAGCGACCTCTACGTCCTGGAGCTCGGAACGGAGTCGGTGCGGCAGCTCACCAACGATCGCTACGCGGACCTCCAGCCGACGTGGGCGCCCGACGGGGAGACGATCGCCTTCACGACCGACCGGGCAGAGACGGACTTCGAGACGCTGAGCCCGTCGTCGAACATGGACCTCGGGCTGGTGGACGTGTCGAGCGGGGAGGTGACGGTCCGGGAGCCGTTCGGGGACGCCCTGCACCACAATCCGCAGTTCTCGCCGGACGGACAGAGCCTCTACTTTGTCAGCGACCAGGACGGGTTCAAGGACGCGTACCGCGTGGACCTGTCGAATGGCGATCGGTTCCGCGTGACCCGGCTCAAGACGGGCGTGAGCGGCATCACGGCGCTATCTCCGGCGCTGTCCATCGCCCCCCAGAGCGGCGACATGATGCTGTCGGTCTTCGCGGACGGCAATTACACCGGGGTCCGCCGCCCTGCCAGCGAGGCGCAGGGCATCCCGATCGGGGGAACCACGGCCGGGATCCCCTCCTCGGATGACCGTACGCGTCCCCCCACGGAGACCGACACGGCCGCACAGGAGCCGGGGGCGAGCGCCGCCGACACGTCGCGCGCCGCCGGCATCCTGCCCTCCCCCGCGTCTCGAAACGAGGGACTGATCGCCGCCAACCTCCGCGACGCCACCACCGGCCTTCCACCCGACTCTACCGACTACACGACCGACGACTACGACCCAACGCTGTCGCTGGAGTCCATTTCCCGGGCCAGCGGCATTGGCGTCTCCGTCGGCGGCCCGTTCGGGGGCGGCCTGGCCGGGGGCATCGGGCTCCGGTTCGGGGACATGCTGGGGCACCGGACCCTCGGGGTGGCCGTGCAGGCCCAGGGCACCTTCCGTGACCTCGGCGGCGGGGTGTCGTACATGAACCAGCGCGGCCAGCTCAACTGGGGCGGGTCCCTCAGTCACACCCCCCTCATCTTCTCGGCGAACACGGTTCCCTTTCGGGACGACGCCGGACGCCTCGTCGGCCTCGGAAGCGTCGTGCAGCGCGCCTACATTACCTCCGTCAGTGGCAACGCCTCCTACCCGCTGAGCCCCACCCGACGGTTTGAGTTTTCGCTCGGCGGTACGCGCTACGGGTTCGGAACGAATGTGCGCACGGCGGGCCTTGCCCCCGACGGCACGGAGGAAACGTTGCAGGATCAACTCGGGGGCCGCTCCCCGAAATACCTAGCAACGGCGAGTGCGGCGTACGTGCGCGACTTCACGACGAACGGCCTCACGGGGCCCCTCCAGGGCGGACGGTGGCGGGTTGGCCTTACGCCGACGGTGGGCTCACAGAACTTCGTCACGGCCCGGGCCGACGTGCGCCGGTATCTCTACGCCGAGCCGTTCACGTTCGCCTTCCAGGCGCTCCACGTCGGAAACTACGGCGCCTCGTTCAGCGACGAGTTTGGCATCGGGAATGAGTACATCGGCTACCCCTACGGACAAGGCTTCGTGCGCGGCTACAGCGTGCAGAGCATCGCGAGTGGCATTCGGGAGAACGGCGGCTGCACCCGTCTCGGCGACGCCCCAACCACGTCGCAGTGCGCCGAGATCGACCGCCTCTTCGGCACGCGGGCCCTCACGACACGGGCCGAGATTCGCATTCCCCTTCTGGGCCCGGAGCGCCTTAGCCTCATCCCGTTCCGGTACCTGCCCACCACACTGGCGCCGTTCGTCGATGCCGGCGTAACCTGGACGAACGACGAGGGGCCGGACCTCTTCACGTTTGACACCGACAGCGCCGACACGACCATTCCGGTGGTGAGCGCGGGGGTGTCCGCCCGCTTCAACATCCTGGGGAGCCTTCTGCTGGAGACCTACTACGCGCGTCCCTTCCAGCGCCGCGACACGACCTGGGAGCTGGGCTTCCGCATCTCGCCGGGGTTTTGA
- a CDS encoding cytochrome c oxidase subunit II, whose protein sequence is MHVHRFEKLWIGLSLFLIAAFIGIVLFGFTVMNLKVPGVETGETVDPATVLSEGPFAKPGVRKISDDHYEVYMLAQQFIFRPGSTQPLTLPANTKVTFHMTSPDVMHGFEVPGSGLNSTVIPGQVATFTTRFPEAKSYGIICHQYCGSAHHNMQGEIKVVPPSEFDESNLIAQ, encoded by the coding sequence ATGCACGTCCACCGTTTCGAGAAGCTCTGGATCGGGCTCTCTCTTTTCCTCATCGCCGCCTTCATCGGGATTGTGCTCTTCGGGTTCACGGTGATGAACCTGAAGGTGCCCGGCGTGGAAACCGGAGAAACCGTCGATCCGGCGACCGTCCTGTCGGAGGGGCCGTTTGCAAAGCCGGGGGTGCGGAAGATTAGTGACGACCACTACGAGGTGTACATGCTGGCCCAGCAGTTTATCTTTCGACCCGGGAGCACCCAGCCCCTGACCCTGCCGGCCAATACCAAGGTGACCTTTCACATGACGAGCCCGGACGTCATGCACGGGTTCGAAGTGCCAGGAAGCGGCCTGAACTCGACGGTCATTCCGGGGCAGGTCGCGACCTTCACGACCCGGTTTCCGGAAGCCAAAAGCTACGGCATCATCTGCCACCAGTATTGTGGCTCGGCCCACCACAACATGCAGGGCGAAATTAAGGTCGTCCCCCCATCCGAGTTTGACGAGAGCAACTTGATCGCACAATGA
- a CDS encoding b(o/a)3-type cytochrome-c oxidase subunit 1, translating into MTFVDHYPKAARIVKANLIVAFVALGIGGFFGLIQALHRTDVFRGFVSSVQYYDVLTGHGVLLALVFTTFFITGLYQWGVTRTMEREPESSTFSWTWFVMMVVGTTMTATAILGGLVPGSGLSAAVLYTFYPPLQAHPLFYIGAALLVVGSWLAGADWFWTYWKWRDENPDARIPLQTYMVIFTWLMWYLCSLGLALEVVVLLIPWSLGIVEKIDPLLPRTLFWYFGHAVVYFWLLPAYFVWYSILPKLSGGRLFSDPLARIVFVFFLLLSTPIGYHHQYADPGITLVYKMWALIMTLVILLPSLMTAFTVISSMEHGARQRGGSGYFAWMAALPWGQPAFVGCALAGIMFAAGGFSGMVNASLNIDMLVHNTAWIPGHFHLTVGTAVALTFMAITYWLLPQLTGKQLKFKNLALAQPYTWFIGMTLMSNALHRQGLAGVPRRVAEPQYAGIDYEVPFGTMAEMDWQVAIGGTILFVSMVLFLVVIGGTWWSGAPATDVDDVIPPALSGPEHSPKILDNLKLWMGVAVALVLIAYTLPLAEMVMDGLFSPGAFPAPM; encoded by the coding sequence ATGACGTTTGTCGACCACTACCCGAAAGCGGCGCGCATCGTCAAGGCCAACTTGATCGTCGCGTTCGTGGCCCTCGGCATCGGGGGCTTCTTCGGCCTCATTCAGGCGCTACACCGCACGGACGTCTTTCGGGGGTTTGTCTCCTCGGTGCAGTACTACGACGTGCTCACCGGTCACGGCGTCCTGCTGGCCCTCGTGTTCACCACCTTCTTCATTACGGGCCTCTACCAGTGGGGGGTCACGCGCACCATGGAGCGGGAGCCGGAGAGCTCCACGTTCTCGTGGACGTGGTTCGTGATGATGGTGGTGGGAACGACCATGACGGCCACGGCCATCCTCGGCGGGCTTGTGCCGGGCAGTGGCCTGAGTGCGGCGGTCCTCTACACGTTCTACCCGCCGCTGCAGGCGCATCCGCTCTTCTACATCGGCGCGGCGCTCCTGGTGGTGGGCTCGTGGCTGGCCGGGGCGGACTGGTTCTGGACCTACTGGAAGTGGCGGGACGAGAACCCCGACGCCCGCATCCCGCTGCAGACCTACATGGTGATCTTCACGTGGCTCATGTGGTACCTCTGCTCGCTGGGGCTGGCGCTGGAGGTGGTCGTGCTCCTCATCCCGTGGTCGCTCGGAATCGTCGAGAAGATTGACCCGCTACTGCCCCGCACACTCTTCTGGTACTTCGGGCACGCGGTGGTGTACTTCTGGCTGCTGCCGGCCTACTTCGTGTGGTACTCCATTCTGCCGAAGCTCTCGGGGGGGCGCCTCTTCAGCGACCCACTCGCCCGAATCGTCTTCGTCTTCTTTCTGCTCTTGTCGACCCCCATCGGCTACCACCACCAGTACGCGGACCCGGGCATCACCCTGGTCTACAAGATGTGGGCCCTCATCATGACGCTCGTCATTCTGCTGCCGAGTCTCATGACGGCCTTTACGGTCATTTCGTCCATGGAGCACGGGGCGCGCCAGCGTGGCGGCAGCGGCTATTTTGCCTGGATGGCGGCGTTGCCCTGGGGCCAGCCCGCGTTTGTGGGCTGTGCGCTGGCCGGCATCATGTTCGCCGCGGGCGGGTTTAGCGGCATGGTCAACGCCTCGCTCAACATCGACATGCTGGTCCACAACACCGCATGGATTCCCGGCCACTTCCACCTCACGGTGGGGACGGCGGTGGCCCTCACCTTCATGGCAATCACCTACTGGCTGCTACCGCAGCTGACGGGGAAGCAGCTCAAGTTCAAAAACCTGGCCCTGGCCCAGCCCTACACGTGGTTCATCGGAATGACGCTGATGTCCAACGCGCTCCACCGGCAGGGCCTGGCGGGCGTGCCGCGCCGCGTGGCGGAGCCCCAGTACGCGGGCATCGACTACGAGGTGCCGTTCGGCACGATGGCGGAGATGGACTGGCAGGTGGCGATTGGGGGCACCATTCTCTTCGTCTCGATGGTGCTCTTCCTGGTGGTAATCGGGGGCACGTGGTGGAGCGGCGCCCCCGCCACCGACGTGGACGACGTGATTCCGCCCGCCCTCTCCGGGCCGGAGCACTCGCCGAAGATCCTGGACAACCTGAAGCTCTGGATGGGCGTGGCCGTGGCGCTGGTCCTCATCGCCTACACGCTGCCGCTGGCCGAGATGGTCATGGACGGCCTCTTCTCGCCGGGGGCGTTCCCGGCGCCGATGTAG
- a CDS encoding GntR family transcriptional regulator: MELESGRPRHEQISDWLRDQIEEGTYEVDEKLPSEKQLGDRFDVSRVTVRRALQTLESEDYIYRRQGLGSFVKERRAAQGLVRLTDFAQDMAQAGLEASSQVEHHAPETPPPAVAVHLDTGDQTVMRLDRLRLGDGRPVAFDRTWLPMFYAQLLEDHDLEEETIYQILEAEYDIPVLRGHYRITAANADAPITDLLGVDAGEALLLIERLSLTEGEKRVYFQRRYYRSDRVAYELELARDTTRQGVAEHGMPLREFEPVFGDEAEEHGE; encoded by the coding sequence ATGGAGCTTGAGTCGGGACGCCCGCGCCACGAACAAATCAGCGACTGGCTGCGCGATCAGATCGAGGAGGGCACGTACGAGGTCGACGAAAAACTCCCCTCCGAAAAGCAACTGGGAGACCGGTTTGACGTAAGCCGGGTGACGGTGCGGCGGGCCCTCCAGACGCTGGAGAGTGAGGACTACATCTATCGCCGACAGGGGCTCGGCTCGTTCGTCAAGGAGCGCCGGGCCGCGCAGGGCCTCGTGCGCCTTACTGACTTTGCGCAGGACATGGCACAGGCGGGCCTCGAGGCGTCCTCCCAGGTCGAACACCACGCGCCGGAGACGCCCCCGCCCGCAGTCGCCGTTCATCTGGACACCGGCGACCAGACGGTCATGCGACTCGACCGTCTTCGCCTCGGGGACGGGCGGCCCGTCGCGTTTGACCGGACCTGGCTCCCCATGTTCTACGCGCAGCTCTTGGAGGACCACGACCTGGAGGAGGAGACGATCTACCAGATTCTCGAAGCGGAGTACGACATCCCTGTCCTGCGCGGCCACTACCGCATCACGGCCGCCAACGCGGACGCCCCCATCACGGACCTGCTCGGCGTGGACGCCGGGGAGGCACTGCTCCTCATCGAACGCCTGTCGCTGACGGAGGGCGAGAAGCGCGTCTACTTCCAGCGGCGGTACTATCGTAGTGATCGGGTGGCGTACGAGCTGGAGCTGGCCCGCGACACCACCCGGCAGGGCGTGGCGGAGCACGGCATGCCGCTCCGCGAGTTTGAGCCGGTCTTTGGGGACGAAGCCGAAGAGCATGGCGAATAG